One Streptomyces drozdowiczii DNA segment encodes these proteins:
- a CDS encoding LysR family transcriptional regulator, whose product MIEARHLRVLRAVAATGSFSAAARELGCTQPAVSQQMKALESSAGTTLLIRTGREMRLTQAGEALVRHASGILAGLTAAEEEVAAIAGLRAGRVRLVSFPSGSSSLVPGALAALRAAHPGTRVSLVEAEPPRSVEMLRDGDCDIALAFRYGDTGAEWDDLVVRPLLTDRLTGLVPEGHALADRDEVGIAELAGESWIAGCPRCRRQLVEVCEESGFTPRIDFATDDYPAVIGLVGAGLGVAVLPALAIESVRPRGARTLTVSPAIEREIVALTLPDLARVPAVAATLDHLALASSSPSGV is encoded by the coding sequence GTGATCGAAGCCCGCCACCTCCGCGTCCTGCGCGCCGTCGCCGCCACCGGCTCCTTCTCCGCCGCCGCCCGGGAACTGGGCTGCACCCAGCCCGCCGTCAGCCAGCAGATGAAGGCCCTGGAGTCCTCCGCGGGGACCACGCTGCTCATCCGGACCGGCCGCGAGATGCGGCTGACCCAGGCGGGCGAGGCGCTGGTGCGGCACGCGTCGGGCATCCTCGCCGGGCTCACCGCCGCCGAGGAGGAGGTCGCGGCGATCGCCGGACTGCGGGCCGGCCGGGTCCGGCTCGTCTCGTTCCCGAGCGGCAGCTCCTCGCTGGTCCCGGGCGCCCTGGCCGCCCTGCGCGCCGCCCACCCCGGCACCCGGGTCTCCCTCGTGGAGGCCGAGCCGCCCCGGTCGGTCGAGATGCTGCGCGACGGCGACTGCGACATCGCCCTCGCCTTCCGCTACGGGGATACGGGCGCCGAATGGGACGACCTGGTGGTCCGGCCCCTGCTCACGGACCGCCTCACGGGCCTGGTCCCCGAGGGGCACGCGCTGGCGGACCGGGACGAGGTGGGCATCGCGGAGCTGGCCGGGGAGTCCTGGATCGCCGGGTGCCCGCGGTGCCGCAGGCAGCTCGTGGAGGTGTGCGAGGAGTCCGGCTTCACCCCGCGCATCGACTTCGCCACCGACGACTACCCGGCGGTGATCGGCCTGGTCGGCGCGGGCCTGGGCGTCGCCGTACTGCCCGCCCTGGCCATCGAGTCGGTACGCCCCCGAGGAGCCAGGACCCTCACGGTGTCCCCGGCCATCGAACGCGAGATCGTCGCCCTGACCCTGCCGGACCTGGCAAGGGTCCCGGCGGTGGCGGCAACCCTGGACCACCTGGCACTGGCGTCATCCAGCCCCTCCGGCGTCTGA
- a CDS encoding DUF2264 domain-containing protein produces the protein MNPRFRISCDAEVRLPWEHHAHDQSVHGYTRADWERTADRLLLAVRPYASPRHGRIDLPGPRPSWSGPLSDGLEGYARTWLLAALRTAGARGEDPHGFLGRYAEGLAAGTSEPAGSPDAWPLIADVPQAIVESASIALGLRLTRPWLWDTLDDATRQRAADWLLPALDAPPVNNNWWFFGLTVAGFLQDAGIETDRARKTIDRALAHVEDWYLGDGWYSDGPNRSFDHYNAWAMHFYPVLHAHLAGDRDLLDRYGPRLHRQLDDYSRMFGADGAPMPFGRSLIYRFAAAAAPWLGALTGHTPLTPGATRRLASGTLRHFLDHGATDRDGLLTLGWHRPYEPMLQTYSGPASPYWASKGFLGLLMPPDHPVWTADEEPLPAETADAVTVLGPTGMLLQSTAADGLVRLHNHGSNHVGDEEDPGYARFAYSTRTGPTHGSAARDNHFALLSDDGEPTARLTADPLGPAASAHTPLPGIRVVSATLAHGRAEVRAHLVTGAPEGTPVRQTGWATGDDGTLTAQLHPVHGYGDGVRELPGGDTMFDETSRLLAVDGATTGPRSLFVALASLTGEADPAPVETLAGIRVQSPHEIHVTWHDGTTAVLRLPEE, from the coding sequence ATCAACCCGCGGTTCAGGATTTCCTGCGACGCCGAAGTCCGCCTCCCCTGGGAGCATCATGCCCACGACCAGTCCGTACACGGGTACACCCGTGCCGATTGGGAGCGCACGGCCGACCGACTGCTGCTCGCGGTACGCCCCTACGCCTCGCCCCGCCACGGCCGCATCGACCTCCCCGGCCCCCGGCCGAGCTGGTCCGGCCCCCTCTCCGACGGCCTGGAGGGCTACGCCCGCACCTGGCTGCTCGCCGCCCTGCGGACCGCCGGAGCGCGCGGCGAGGACCCGCACGGCTTCCTCGGCCGGTACGCCGAAGGGCTCGCCGCCGGTACGTCGGAGCCGGCGGGCAGCCCCGACGCCTGGCCCCTGATCGCGGACGTCCCCCAGGCCATCGTGGAATCCGCGTCCATCGCCCTGGGCCTCCGCCTCACCCGCCCCTGGCTCTGGGACACCCTGGACGACGCCACCCGGCAGCGCGCCGCCGACTGGCTCCTCCCCGCCCTCGACGCGCCCCCGGTGAACAACAACTGGTGGTTCTTCGGGCTCACCGTCGCCGGCTTCCTCCAGGACGCCGGCATCGAGACCGACCGGGCCCGGAAGACCATCGACCGCGCGCTGGCCCACGTCGAGGACTGGTACCTGGGCGACGGCTGGTACAGCGACGGCCCGAACCGCTCCTTCGACCACTACAACGCCTGGGCGATGCACTTCTACCCCGTCCTGCACGCCCACCTCGCCGGCGACCGGGACCTCCTGGACCGCTACGGCCCCCGCCTGCACCGCCAGCTGGACGACTACAGCCGGATGTTCGGCGCGGACGGCGCCCCCATGCCGTTCGGCCGCTCCCTGATCTACCGCTTCGCCGCCGCGGCCGCGCCCTGGCTCGGCGCGCTGACCGGCCACACCCCGCTCACCCCGGGCGCGACCCGCCGCCTCGCCTCCGGCACCCTCCGCCACTTCCTGGACCACGGCGCCACCGACCGGGACGGCCTCCTCACACTCGGCTGGCACCGCCCGTACGAGCCCATGCTCCAGACGTACTCCGGCCCGGCCTCCCCGTACTGGGCCTCCAAGGGCTTCCTCGGCCTCCTGATGCCCCCGGACCACCCCGTCTGGACGGCCGACGAGGAGCCGCTGCCCGCCGAGACCGCGGACGCCGTAACCGTCCTCGGCCCGACCGGGATGCTCCTCCAGTCCACCGCGGCGGACGGCCTCGTCCGGCTCCACAACCACGGCTCGAACCATGTGGGCGACGAGGAGGACCCCGGCTACGCCCGCTTCGCGTACTCCACCCGCACCGGCCCCACGCACGGGAGCGCCGCACGCGACAACCACTTCGCGCTGCTGTCCGACGACGGAGAACCGACCGCCCGCCTCACCGCCGACCCGCTCGGCCCCGCCGCCTCCGCGCACACCCCGCTCCCCGGCATCCGCGTCGTCTCCGCCACCCTCGCCCACGGCCGCGCCGAGGTCCGCGCGCATCTGGTCACGGGGGCGCCCGAGGGCACGCCCGTCCGACAGACCGGCTGGGCGACCGGGGACGACGGAACGCTCACCGCCCAGCTCCACCCGGTCCACGGCTACGGGGACGGGGTCCGCGAACTGCCCGGCGGCGACACCATGTTCGACGAGACCTCCCGGCTCCTCGCCGTCGACGGCGCGACCACCGGACCCCGGTCCCTCTTCGTCGCGCTCGCCTCGCTCACCGGCGAGGCGGACCCGGCCCCCGTGGAAACCCTCGCCGGGATCCGCGTACAGAGCCCCCACGAGATCCATGTGACCTGGCACGACGGCACCACCGCCGTACTCCGACTCCCGGAGGAGTAA
- a CDS encoding SDR family NAD(P)-dependent oxidoreductase, with translation MTTALITGATAGIGAAFARRLAADGYDLVLVARDAERLREQATELHDRHGIEAEVLRADLSEDKGIRAVEERLGDTRHPVDLLVNNAGFGNKGRYLEVPMADELTMLKVHCEAVLRLTSAAAASMRERGRGGIVNVASVAAFVPRGTYGASKAWVVQFSQGAAKDLAGSGVRLMALCPGFVRTEFHQRAGMGTGNIPGWMWLDADKLVSAALADLARGKSVSIPDPRYKVLMGAVKLAPRGLLGGLTSRTGRKYGPQ, from the coding sequence ATGACGACTGCACTGATCACGGGCGCGACGGCGGGCATCGGTGCCGCCTTCGCCCGGCGGCTCGCCGCCGACGGGTACGACCTGGTCCTGGTGGCCCGGGACGCGGAGCGGCTGCGCGAGCAGGCGACGGAGCTGCACGACCGGCACGGCATCGAGGCGGAGGTGCTGCGGGCCGACCTGTCCGAGGACAAGGGCATCCGCGCGGTCGAGGAGCGCCTCGGGGACACCCGGCACCCGGTCGACCTGCTGGTGAACAACGCGGGCTTCGGCAACAAGGGGCGCTATCTGGAGGTCCCGATGGCCGACGAGCTGACGATGCTCAAGGTGCACTGCGAGGCGGTGCTGCGGCTGACCTCGGCGGCGGCGGCCTCGATGCGGGAGCGCGGCCGGGGCGGCATCGTCAACGTGGCCTCGGTCGCGGCGTTCGTGCCGCGCGGCACGTACGGGGCTTCGAAGGCGTGGGTCGTGCAGTTCAGCCAGGGCGCGGCGAAGGACCTGGCCGGGTCCGGGGTGCGGCTGATGGCGCTGTGCCCGGGCTTCGTGCGTACGGAGTTCCACCAGCGGGCCGGGATGGGCACCGGCAACATCCCGGGCTGGATGTGGCTCGACGCGGACAAGCTGGTGAGCGCGGCGCTCGCGGACCTGGCGCGCGGGAAGTCGGTGTCGATCCCGGACCCGCGCTACAAGGTGCTGATGGGCGCGGTGAAGCTGGCCCCGCGCGGGCTGCTCGGCGGGCTGACCTCGCGGACGGGCCGCAAGTACGGGCCGCAGTAG